One window of Sporocytophaga myxococcoides DSM 11118 genomic DNA carries:
- a CDS encoding PQQ-binding-like beta-propeller repeat protein encodes MLSKSKSEVINKIKEFLSGKRKALIAAGITVIAVFLIFIAFRFNKSEKDAVYELLSPSAVVLMESEDLTDIMKECRSSASMFSSVPFFEFLYSHLNEDPLLDSLIKFSDKQKVYISLNAAGKSDVDLIFYLKKDEEKAHSDFGKLVKQDASLTLDHRLFNDIMIYDLGRRGDRKKFSFIFYQGYFIGSFSGFLLEDVIRNLSQDKDLAWTKANNLAEDKTSTKILINHKNLPRYLSLYCTARYTAGLKGLANFASSSGVTWEKTDAGLTLNGKTVANENQYLNTFKNQTPVKFSMGAVIPENASAVFRLGISDCPTWFAEYDKINEEIPLKGGAYKQLTKAIELIKDEVAWVITEPEISDRVFQYSIIKTSDANAFMKALRTLADSSTSVTTPNPNRKIYAVHKKNLLTHLFGPVFSDFKEYFITSHGNFVVIGNQLAALETYLQQVQNGYVLKKTAGIKFFAEPSNISLYVNPDRSEFLAGKCIRDPEIKKNWIRSSGSFSYTGVSFSADYDKKFLLRYIIQKGKGSTTGVPKSLAVNKTLEFNAGLISEAFPLRAISGLDEHFLVQDSLFKTHLFSRFGTLLWSAKVEGKLSSDPVWGNIDKAGKDEIVFAVRNKIYAINSANGQLIKGYPLTIPGKVYITSLALIDYDGSKNYRFFAGDDSGNIYALDTQGKLLDGWKPKKIDYSLIGKPAHVRIDDKDYIVALSRKGKLHVFNRKGQPIKGFPVKLEHATTSTFFIEKSSSNINSYISILSEKGELVKVDFSGKIAKRAQLFRLSPESKFSLYPDNRMKSYTIVRKDKDRLDFLDMSLSPLFTQTNFPLEKYDIKYIHSIAANISYWLVNDLTNHRSIVFAPNGKFLGEGWIKSHEKPTAVYLEKYNEGSLVKVNKKSIEIARIK; translated from the coding sequence ATGCTTTCCAAAAGCAAATCAGAAGTAATCAATAAAATTAAAGAATTTTTAAGCGGAAAAAGGAAAGCTTTAATTGCTGCCGGAATCACTGTTATAGCGGTATTCCTTATTTTCATTGCTTTCAGATTTAATAAAAGTGAAAAGGATGCAGTATATGAACTGTTGTCTCCTTCAGCTGTAGTATTAATGGAATCTGAAGACCTTACAGATATTATGAAAGAATGTCGGTCTTCTGCTTCCATGTTTTCCTCTGTTCCTTTTTTTGAATTTCTATACAGTCATTTAAATGAAGATCCGCTTCTGGATAGCCTTATTAAGTTTTCAGATAAACAAAAGGTATACATTTCTTTGAATGCTGCTGGTAAAAGTGATGTAGACCTTATTTTTTATCTGAAGAAAGATGAAGAAAAAGCTCATTCTGATTTTGGAAAGCTTGTAAAGCAAGACGCTTCACTAACACTGGACCATCGTCTCTTCAACGATATCATGATATATGATTTAGGCAGAAGAGGGGACAGGAAAAAGTTTTCCTTCATATTTTATCAGGGTTATTTTATCGGAAGTTTTTCAGGCTTTTTACTTGAAGATGTTATCAGAAATCTTAGTCAGGATAAAGATCTTGCCTGGACTAAGGCAAATAATCTTGCAGAAGATAAAACTTCAACAAAAATCCTTATAAATCATAAGAACTTACCCAGATATTTATCTCTCTACTGTACAGCCAGATATACTGCAGGCCTCAAAGGACTTGCAAATTTTGCATCCTCTTCAGGTGTAACATGGGAAAAGACTGATGCAGGATTAACATTGAATGGAAAAACAGTAGCAAATGAAAATCAATATCTAAATACGTTTAAAAATCAAACTCCTGTAAAGTTTTCAATGGGTGCTGTAATTCCTGAAAATGCATCAGCCGTTTTCAGGCTTGGCATATCAGATTGCCCCACCTGGTTTGCTGAGTATGATAAAATAAATGAAGAAATTCCTTTAAAAGGAGGAGCATATAAACAATTGACAAAAGCTATCGAACTTATTAAAGATGAAGTAGCCTGGGTAATCACTGAGCCTGAAATTTCCGATAGAGTTTTTCAATATTCAATTATAAAAACTTCAGATGCTAATGCATTTATGAAGGCTTTAAGAACCTTGGCAGACTCATCTACTTCGGTAACTACTCCTAATCCTAACAGAAAGATTTATGCCGTACATAAAAAGAACCTTCTTACTCATTTGTTCGGTCCTGTATTTTCTGATTTTAAAGAATACTTCATTACAAGTCACGGCAACTTTGTTGTAATTGGAAACCAGTTGGCTGCATTGGAAACTTACCTTCAGCAAGTGCAAAACGGATACGTTCTCAAAAAGACAGCTGGAATAAAGTTTTTTGCAGAACCTTCCAATATCTCACTTTATGTAAATCCGGATCGCTCTGAATTCCTTGCTGGTAAGTGCATTCGTGATCCGGAGATAAAGAAAAATTGGATAAGGTCTTCAGGTTCTTTTTCCTATACAGGTGTAAGCTTTTCTGCAGACTATGATAAGAAGTTTTTATTAAGGTATATTATTCAAAAGGGTAAAGGAAGCACGACTGGAGTACCTAAATCTTTGGCTGTCAATAAAACTTTAGAGTTCAATGCTGGCCTTATATCGGAAGCCTTTCCCTTAAGAGCAATATCAGGACTGGATGAACATTTTCTTGTTCAGGATTCATTGTTTAAAACCCACTTGTTCTCAAGATTTGGTACGTTATTGTGGAGTGCTAAAGTTGAAGGAAAACTAAGTTCAGATCCTGTGTGGGGAAATATTGACAAAGCAGGCAAGGATGAAATAGTTTTTGCAGTCAGAAATAAAATATATGCTATCAATAGTGCTAATGGTCAGTTAATAAAAGGTTATCCATTAACTATTCCTGGTAAAGTTTATATCACTTCTCTTGCTTTGATTGATTATGATGGAAGCAAAAATTACAGATTTTTTGCAGGCGATGATTCAGGTAATATATATGCCTTGGATACTCAAGGAAAGTTACTTGATGGTTGGAAGCCGAAAAAGATTGATTACAGCTTGATAGGCAAGCCTGCCCATGTTCGTATAGATGATAAAGATTATATTGTAGCCTTGTCAAGAAAAGGGAAATTACATGTATTCAACAGAAAGGGTCAGCCAATTAAAGGTTTTCCTGTAAAGCTGGAGCATGCAACAACAAGTACTTTTTTTATAGAAAAGAGTTCTTCAAACATCAACAGTTACATTTCAATTTTATCAGAAAAAGGAGAATTGGTTAAAGTCGATTTTTCAGGTAAAATAGCAAAGAGGGCACAGCTTTTCCGCTTAAGCCCTGAGAGTAAATTCTCCCTATATCCTGATAACAGAATGAAGTCGTATACAATTGTCCGAAAAGATAAAGACCGTCTGGATTTTCTTGATATGTCCCTAAGTCCTTTGTTTACTCAGACTAATTTTCCCCTGGAAAAGTATGATATCAAGTATATACATTCTATTGCAGCTAACATTTCTTACTGGTTGGTAAATGACCTTACTAATCACAGAAGTATAGTGTTTGCTCCAAATGGAAAGTTTTTAGGAGAAGGATGGATTAAAAGCCATGAAAAGCCAACAGCGGTTTATCTGGAAAAATATAATGAGGGAAGTTTGGTTAAAGTGAATAAAAAAAGTATTGAGATCGCCCGAATAAAATAA
- a CDS encoding MFS transporter, translating into MTTTIQKEKLFTGYQVFMIAMLAILQFTVILDFMVLSPLGAILLKELNMKTSQFGLVVSGYALSAGAAGIAAAGFADKYDRKKMLMLFYVGFILGTIFCALATDFQSLLIARIVTGLFGGVIGSIGFAIITDLFKMEVRGRVMGFVQMAFSVSQILGIPVGIYLANQFGWHAPFWMIAGFGAIIGVVLFLYMKPVTDHLKVKSERNAFQHLQKTISNKSYVKAFAATTLLATGGFMIMPFASAFTTNNLGISIKSLPILYGVTGVFSMVAGPLIGKYSDKIGKYNIFFIGTILSMITMMIYCHLGVTPLWLLIVINIFMFAGITARIISSSALMTGIPSAQDRGAFMSVNSAVQQTSGGIGSAIAGLIVVQTSDGYIHNYDILGYVVLVAMIAALVMTYYVNKQVEEKNKNALKTSENQQKIAVG; encoded by the coding sequence ATGACAACTACAATACAAAAAGAAAAACTCTTCACCGGATATCAGGTCTTCATGATCGCAATGCTTGCGATTCTGCAGTTTACCGTTATTCTTGATTTTATGGTTTTATCTCCTCTGGGAGCTATACTTCTAAAAGAGCTGAATATGAAAACGTCACAGTTCGGGCTTGTTGTTTCAGGTTACGCACTGAGTGCAGGAGCTGCAGGTATAGCTGCTGCAGGTTTTGCCGATAAGTATGACAGAAAAAAAATGCTCATGTTATTTTATGTGGGCTTTATTTTAGGAACAATATTCTGCGCTCTGGCAACAGATTTTCAGTCCTTGCTTATTGCCAGAATTGTTACCGGGCTATTTGGTGGAGTCATTGGATCAATAGGGTTTGCCATTATCACAGATCTTTTCAAAATGGAAGTAAGAGGACGTGTAATGGGATTTGTTCAAATGGCCTTTTCTGTAAGCCAGATATTAGGAATACCTGTAGGAATTTATCTTGCTAATCAATTTGGTTGGCATGCTCCTTTCTGGATGATTGCTGGTTTCGGAGCAATTATCGGAGTTGTTTTATTTCTGTATATGAAACCGGTAACGGACCATCTCAAGGTTAAATCAGAAAGAAATGCATTTCAACATCTTCAAAAAACCATTTCAAATAAGTCTTATGTAAAAGCTTTTGCTGCTACTACATTGCTGGCTACCGGAGGCTTTATGATCATGCCATTTGCCAGTGCATTTACAACAAACAACCTTGGAATTTCAATTAAAAGTCTTCCGATTTTGTATGGTGTTACAGGTGTCTTTTCAATGGTTGCAGGCCCGCTTATAGGTAAATACAGCGATAAAATCGGAAAGTATAATATCTTCTTTATCGGCACTATATTAAGTATGATTACAATGATGATATACTGCCATCTTGGAGTTACACCTCTATGGTTGTTGATAGTAATAAATATTTTCATGTTTGCAGGCATCACAGCTCGCATCATATCTTCTTCAGCATTAATGACAGGCATTCCGTCCGCTCAGGACAGAGGCGCATTTATGAGCGTTAATTCAGCTGTTCAGCAAACATCAGGAGGTATCGGATCTGCTATTGCAGGTTTGATAGTCGTTCAAACCTCCGATGGTTATATACATAATTATGATATCCTTGGTTATGTTGTATTGGTCGCTATGATTGCAGCTTTAGTGATGACTTATTATGTAAACAAACAGGTTGAAGAGAAAAATAAGAATGCTTTAAAAACCTCCGAAAATCAACAAAAGATAGCTGTAGGCTAA
- a CDS encoding trypsin-like peptidase domain-containing protein, producing MRSWTKLMMALVLSFTGVNHFSYAGLQAPAPKDTNIVVPERMNFTYAAERSRPAVVFIQTYSSSPQGSASLENPLQDLLEELYGGQAEPPQGDQSKEKEQKPEEYPVASASGVIISGEGYIVSNNHVIEGADRIEIVLNDKRSYTAKIVGIDPETDLSLLKIEGGELTPIIYGNSDIIKIGEWVLAVGNPFNLTSTVTAGIVSAKGRNVGVLAEQSNMAIESFIQTDAVVNVGNSGGALVNTKGELIGINTAIASPTGSYAGYSFAVPSNIVFKVVEDLKKYGQVQRAILGVTIQDLDAALVKAKKIPDFHGVYVDSVVKGSSAADAGLQKGDIIKKIEGHIVDSPSELQEIVAIHRPGDKIKLSYSRGGKVNETEVLLKNSTGNTKLSKKDPNEMASLVGAQLRDLSKEEAKKFKVKGGVKIEKVMPGKFKNAGMKDGFIITHIDKIPVKSMEDATKIINKNKQNEVLVQGVYPNGEKAFYAIAF from the coding sequence ATGAGAAGTTGGACAAAATTAATGATGGCTCTGGTTCTATCCTTCACAGGAGTGAATCATTTTAGTTATGCAGGTTTGCAGGCGCCTGCTCCCAAAGACACAAATATTGTAGTTCCGGAGCGGATGAATTTTACCTATGCTGCAGAAAGATCAAGGCCTGCAGTGGTTTTTATTCAGACATATTCAAGTTCTCCTCAAGGTTCTGCTTCTTTGGAAAATCCGCTTCAGGATTTATTGGAAGAACTGTATGGTGGTCAGGCTGAGCCCCCACAAGGAGATCAAAGTAAGGAAAAAGAACAGAAACCGGAAGAGTATCCAGTTGCATCTGCATCAGGTGTAATTATTTCCGGAGAAGGATATATAGTGAGTAACAACCACGTTATTGAAGGCGCTGATAGAATTGAAATCGTGCTGAATGATAAAAGAAGTTATACAGCAAAGATTGTGGGCATAGATCCGGAAACAGATCTAAGTCTTTTGAAGATTGAAGGGGGAGAATTAACTCCTATCATTTATGGCAATTCTGATATCATAAAAATTGGTGAATGGGTGCTGGCTGTTGGAAATCCGTTTAACCTGACATCGACAGTTACAGCGGGAATAGTTAGCGCCAAAGGACGAAATGTAGGTGTGCTTGCAGAACAAAGCAATATGGCCATTGAATCATTTATTCAGACAGATGCTGTGGTTAACGTTGGTAATAGCGGTGGAGCACTGGTTAATACGAAAGGGGAGTTGATCGGAATTAATACGGCTATTGCCAGCCCAACCGGATCTTATGCAGGCTATTCATTTGCTGTGCCTTCTAATATTGTATTTAAGGTAGTTGAAGACCTTAAAAAGTATGGCCAGGTTCAAAGAGCTATACTGGGAGTCACGATTCAGGATCTGGATGCAGCCCTTGTAAAAGCTAAGAAAATTCCGGATTTCCATGGTGTCTATGTCGACTCTGTAGTCAAGGGTAGTTCAGCAGCCGATGCAGGGCTTCAAAAAGGTGACATTATTAAAAAGATTGAAGGTCATATTGTAGATTCTCCTTCTGAGCTTCAGGAAATAGTCGCAATTCACAGACCGGGGGATAAGATTAAATTATCTTACTCTCGTGGAGGTAAAGTTAATGAAACTGAAGTACTCCTGAAAAACAGTACTGGCAATACCAAGCTGAGCAAGAAAGATCCGAATGAAATGGCTAGCCTTGTCGGAGCACAGTTAAGAGATCTTTCAAAAGAAGAAGCAAAGAAATTTAAGGTGAAAGGTGGTGTGAAAATAGAGAAAGTTATGCCTGGAAAATTTAAAAACGCCGGCATGAAAGATGGGTTCATCATCACACATATTGATAAAATACCAGTGAAATCTATGGAGGATGCAACTAAGATTATCAATAAGAATAAACAGAATGAGGTGTTGGTACAGGGGGTTTATCCCAATGGAGAAAAAGCCTTTTATGCTATAGCTTTTTAA
- a CDS encoding TetR/AcrR family transcriptional regulator, protein MRARDENKEIAIRQKAVEMIVKEGLDGLSMQKLARAAGVSPATIYIYYKDREDLIIQLALYASEKLTCTSLENFDPEMSFEEGMKLQWRNRARFFTENPTEMLFVEQIKHSQHYERFVEANKEHFRDVMKKFTTNAIKNKELIELPFEAYWSVAFGPLYQLIKFHSQGHSYANKKFHLTDELMMQTLQLVLKALKP, encoded by the coding sequence ATGAGAGCAAGGGACGAAAATAAAGAAATAGCAATCAGGCAAAAGGCTGTTGAGATGATTGTGAAAGAGGGGCTCGATGGGCTGAGCATGCAAAAGTTAGCCAGGGCCGCCGGCGTTTCTCCTGCTACAATTTATATTTATTATAAAGATCGGGAGGACCTTATTATACAGCTTGCATTGTATGCCAGTGAAAAGCTAACCTGTACAAGCCTTGAAAATTTCGACCCGGAAATGAGTTTTGAAGAGGGAATGAAATTGCAGTGGAGAAACAGAGCCAGGTTTTTTACTGAAAATCCTACGGAAATGCTTTTTGTAGAACAAATCAAACATTCACAGCATTATGAAAGATTTGTAGAAGCAAATAAGGAACATTTCAGGGATGTTATGAAAAAATTTACCACCAATGCCATCAAAAACAAAGAATTAATTGAGCTCCCTTTTGAAGCTTACTGGTCTGTGGCATTTGGCCCTTTGTATCAATTAATCAAATTTCACTCTCAAGGTCATAGTTATGCAAACAAAAAATTTCACCTGACTGATGAATTGATGATGCAAACACTCCAGTTGGTTTTAAAAGCTTTAAAGCCATAA
- the dtd gene encoding D-aminoacyl-tRNA deacylase produces MIAVIQRVKHASVTIDKTLKSSISEGLLVLLGIAHEDTQEDSDWLTKKIINLRIFSDADGKMNLSLKDINGDLLVVSQFTLHASTKKGNRPSFIEAARPEKGIPMYEQFVQLSEIELGKTVYTGEFGADMQVQLLNDGPVTIIIDTKNKN; encoded by the coding sequence ATGATTGCTGTTATTCAAAGAGTTAAACATGCTTCTGTAACGATTGACAAAACGCTAAAATCCAGTATCTCTGAAGGACTGCTGGTTCTTTTAGGTATTGCACATGAAGATACACAGGAAGATTCAGACTGGCTCACTAAAAAAATAATTAACCTGAGAATTTTTTCTGATGCTGATGGCAAAATGAATTTATCTCTGAAAGACATTAATGGAGACCTCTTGGTTGTGAGTCAGTTTACTTTGCATGCAAGTACTAAAAAGGGTAACAGACCTTCCTTCATTGAAGCGGCAAGACCGGAAAAAGGGATTCCCATGTATGAACAATTTGTACAATTAAGTGAAATTGAACTTGGTAAAACGGTATATACTGGTGAATTTGGCGCGGACATGCAGGTCCAACTCTTAAATGATGGGCCTGTAACTATCATTATTGACACAAAAAATAAAAATTAA
- a CDS encoding dienelactone hydrolase family protein has translation MRLLKIIIAFVMLTNIAFAQGKDVTYSDGSASLKGFFVKAQGAKGKAPGVIVIHAWMGLDEHAKNSADQLSKLGYNAFAADIYGENSRPKDKQEAAKTSSYYKSNPSIYQSRIKAAIEELIKLGADPDKIVVMGYCFGGTGALEAARGQLPVAGIVSFHGGLGKDTTRVNVLIKPKVLVLHGADDPYVSDADIKGFQKEMRDGKADWQMVYYGNAVHAFTEERAGNDNSKGAAYNEKAAKRSWEALVVFLKEVFKA, from the coding sequence ATGAGATTGTTAAAAATAATCATTGCATTTGTTATGCTCACAAACATTGCCTTTGCTCAGGGCAAAGATGTTACATATTCCGATGGCTCTGCTTCATTAAAGGGATTCTTTGTGAAGGCTCAAGGAGCAAAGGGGAAAGCTCCAGGCGTAATTGTAATCCATGCATGGATGGGCCTTGATGAACATGCAAAAAATTCAGCTGATCAATTAAGCAAACTAGGTTACAATGCATTTGCCGCTGATATCTATGGTGAAAACTCCAGACCAAAAGATAAACAGGAGGCCGCAAAAACTTCATCCTACTATAAAAGTAATCCTTCAATCTACCAGTCTAGAATTAAAGCAGCTATAGAGGAACTTATAAAACTGGGTGCTGATCCAGATAAGATTGTTGTAATGGGATATTGCTTTGGTGGCACAGGAGCTTTGGAGGCAGCAAGAGGACAGCTTCCTGTGGCAGGAATAGTTTCGTTTCATGGTGGTCTTGGTAAAGATACTACACGTGTAAATGTCTTAATTAAACCTAAAGTATTAGTGTTGCATGGGGCAGATGATCCTTATGTTTCAGATGCTGATATTAAAGGATTTCAAAAAGAAATGCGTGATGGTAAGGCAGACTGGCAGATGGTTTACTATGGCAACGCTGTTCATGCTTTCACCGAGGAACGTGCAGGCAATGACAATTCCAAAGGTGCAGCCTATAATGAGAAAGCTGCTAAACGTTCGTGGGAAGCTTTAGTGGTCTTTTTAAAAGAGGTTTTTAAAGCTTGA
- a CDS encoding nucleotide pyrophosphohydrolase: MTIKEAQESVDQWIKTTGVRYFNELTNTAILMEEVGEVARIMARKYGEQSFKKGEDGKDLGDEFADVLFVLICLANQTGVDLTEALTKSMEKKSIRDKDRHKNNEKLF; this comes from the coding sequence ATGACTATAAAAGAAGCGCAGGAATCTGTTGATCAGTGGATTAAAACTACCGGAGTCCGCTATTTCAACGAATTGACCAATACTGCTATTTTAATGGAAGAGGTCGGAGAAGTAGCCAGAATCATGGCAAGAAAATATGGAGAACAATCATTTAAAAAAGGGGAAGACGGCAAGGACCTTGGGGATGAATTTGCGGATGTTTTATTTGTATTAATATGCCTTGCCAATCAGACAGGTGTAGATCTAACTGAAGCTCTCACCAAAAGTATGGAAAAGAAGAGTATCAGAGATAAAGACAGGCATAAGAATAATGAGAAGTTGTTTTAA